The segment gaaaaacttaaaatcaaaaTCTACTGCGattgaaaacttatttcaacaCCCCCTCTCAATCGATTAGTCCAATCTGACTTCTCAATTTAATAAACCGACTCGAATCGGTTGACTTTGTAAAAATATCCGCCAACTGCATCTCGGTAGGAATTGGAACAACGCTGATTTTTCCACTTGTAATATTGTCTCTTATAAAATGGTGTTTGATATCAATATGCTTTACATGTTTGGTTTCTAAATTAGTTGCCATTCCTATGCATCCTCTattatcttcaaaaattttaattcgatACTTGTCGTCTATTTCATTAAGATCTTGCATTATTCCTCTCAACCAAATAGCTTCTGTGGTCGCTAAGCTAAGAGCCACGTATTCAGCTTCTGACGACGATGTAGCAACAGTTTGTTGTTTCTTACTACACCATGAAATTGTACAGCCATAAACTTTAAACAGAAAACCACTTACTGACTTTCGATCTGAAAGGTCTGATGCCCAATCTGCATCGGCATATCCAATTATTGGCTCATTGTTATTGCTTATAAAGTTGAGCTTCATAGATGAAGTCCCCTTTAAATATCTCACAACTCTCTTTAAATGTTGCCAATGTATATCGTTAGGATTTTGTTGGAATCGGCCAAGATATCAATTTGGTAGCCAATTTCCTGGAGCATcagaaacataaaacttttgacctggaagttgcgaaaaatctgccagaacatacgtttcgtcatccattatgcagcaagaatatttttttataaaacttgacttcaattttcCATTGGAACTTTCACTGCATTACATTCCGACATTCCAAATTTATCCAATAGTTTGTTTATACTCGGTTCTTGTGATATTTTTAAAGTTCTATTTTCAAATGTTAGTTTCATTCCAAGGAAATATTTTAGAGGGCCACAATCCgacatttcaaattttctttcaaggttagtttttaatttgttaatactTTCGATGTTGCTTCCAACAATAAGCAAATCATCAACATATAGAATTAGGTATAaagtttcatttttctttttatctattttaacaTATAAACAATAATCGTGTTTTGACCTTGTGAAACCAAGAGATTCTAAGAAGTTATTGAATTTATCATTCCAGCATTTTGGAGCCTGCTTAAGACCGTAAAGGGATTTCACCAACTTGCAACACTCTTCACCATTTCCTTTAACACCTTCCGGAAGAgccatataaatgttttcttttaaatcgcCATGTAAAAATGCAGTTTTGACATCGAGTTGATGAAATTTGTATCCATGGTGCAGACCAACAGCTAACACTATTCTTATGGTACTCAATTTTGCTACAGGAGCATATGTATCCCAGTAGTCTGTGCCGTATTTTTGAAGAAAGCCTTTGACAACTAGCCTAGCCTTATATTTTGTTGGGTTTCCATTCTCATCTTCTTTTATTCGAAACACCCATttcgattttaataatttagtccTAGGTGGAGGCTGGACTATATCCCAaacatgatttatttttaatgaattcaaTTCATCTGCAACAGCCTTCTCCCATTGATTTGTATCAcctctattaaaaatttcttcatatGTTTGAGGTACATTGTTTTGAACTATTTCAGCATTGAAGCCTGTTATGTAATCAAAAAGTTTACTGGGTAACCGACTTATTCTTTCACTTCTTCGTACTTCAAGTTGGGGCTCAGCTGCAGATTCTTCTTCATCAGTTAAATCGTTTGTTAAATCCAAAACTTCTGTAACATTGGATGGATTTAAAGATGCATTTTCACACTCAGTCTCTAATTCATTTTCAGCTTCGCAAGGCATTGGAGTTGATTCTACAGAAGAAGAAACATTATTTATATCAGACACAGCAATACATTCATCATCCCCCTCTTGCTCGTGGCtggttattataatattatttgaagTTTCTTTCGGTGTTGGTTCTGATTTAAAAGGATAACAAAACTCATTAAACTTTACATCACGAGCTAATATTATTTTTCGGTTTTCCATGTCCCACAAACGAAATCCATTTGGAGCATAACCAACCATTACCGTTTGCTTACATCTTGGATCGAGTTTCTTTCGAGTGGCTTTAGGTACCCAGGTATAAGCTTTACAACCAAATGTTCTTATTTTCTGTAGATTAATTTTATCACGATACCACAAATTTGCAGGGGTTTCATCTTTAGCAATTGCTCTAGTAGGACatctattaattatatatactgCTGACAGAGCTGCTTCGTTCCACAAGTATTTTGGCACACCAGATTCTAATAACATAGATCTTACCTTATTAAAAACTGTTCTGTTGAATCTTTCCGACACCCCGTTTTGTTGTGGGGTATAAACAACAGTACACTCGACTTGAATGCCCTTATTCTTGTACCAATCTAACTGATTGGATGACAGATACTCCCTTCCTTGATCGATGGTTATTGAAGAAATTTTTGATTCAGGAAACATTGCGCAAACCAAGGCCTCGTATTCTtgcattttactaaaaacatCGGACTTCTTCTTCATACAAAAGATCATTGCAAAATGTGTGAAGTCATCTATAAAGGTTACGACATAATTATCACCATTCCAGGCAGTAGGTGTGATTGGACCGCATACATCAGAGTGAATTCTTTGAATAACTCTAGTAGCTCTACGTCTGCTCCCATTAAAAGGCTCGCGGCACATCTTGGATTCCATACATACATCACAAAAACTAAGTAAATTTGGTTTAAGATCACGATTTATTAATCCAATTTTCTTAAGTTGTTCAAAGCCACTAATACCAATATGACCTAGACGCTTATGCCATAATTCAACTTCATTTTTAGTACAGGATAAAGCCGACCGTGTttcataatcaaattttaattcatataggtTTCCACGAATAAAAGCTGTTGCAATTTCAATTTCACCCTTTGATATTACtgctttattattttgaaaattcactGAAAGTCCGGAGTTTACAAGTTTTCGAACTGATATTAAATTATCGCGTAAGTCAGGAGTATACAAGACATCTTTTATATTAACTTCAATGCCTTTATTGCTAATTCCATTTATTTCTCCAATGTGATTTGCATAAATTGATTCATTGTTTTTAGCAACACTTATTTCAACAGGGACTTCAAGTTTTCTGATAGTAGAAAAATAGGACTTGTCCTTTGCTAAATGATCACTAGCGCCTGAGtctaatttaaaatgaatttgtttgttACCACACTCTTGTTCACCAACATTTCTTTTAATCATAAAAGATACTGCATTTGTTTTAGCCACTTTTGCTTCACCTTGCCAGCAATCTTTTGCTTGATGTCCAAATTTATTACACTTGTAgcattttcctttaaatttcttCTTATTATGAGATTTCTTACTTGAGAATGCTGTTTTATCTTCTGCGGTTTCATTATTACGATCTGCAAGCTTTGCCTCTTCCGACATCAACCGCTCTTTCACaagatttaaattcaatttgtcACCATCCACGTTTTGGAGAGCCGTTACGAGAGGGTCGTATTTTTCTGgaagtgttaaaaataattgCGCTAACACATCCGAATCTTCCATCTTAGCTCCAGCCAATTTTAACTGTCGGATcaaattttcaaatgctaaaacGTGGGTCACAATTGAATCACCTTCGTTCATTCTTAACTTTGCCAATTTCTTCCTTATAAGTAATTGGTTGACAATGGATTGTTTGGCGAAGGCGGATTGCAGACTGCTCCACATTTCAAATGCGGTTTCTTTTTCCCTTATGAAGCTCAAACAATCCGAATGAACAAAACTTACGATTCTGTCTTTTGCTTTcttatcctttttttaaatattctgctAAGGCAGCTGCATCACTTGGAGGACTGCCGGTTAGAACATCCAGTAAGTTCAGCGAATCCAGATGAGTTTTCACCCGGAACTGCCAGTCATCGAATCCTTCCCCTTTAAATTGAGGAATTCCGTGTATATCTTTATTGTCGCCCATAACCTATTGTTATATACCCGGAAATAATTATACAgactatttaattaaaaaagcaaaagttaataaaacgtttattcgtttaaaataatttttcagaataacaaaatttttcaatagcatgaaaaacttaaaatcaaaaTCTACTGCGattgaaaacttatttcaacaaCTTTATTTCATATtcctaggttcattattatagaatattcaaaaagtaccttttgaaaaacgaaaaagtaccaaaaagttctcttttatgggttctcacctaattcggactctacatacttaatttaatatttctaggttcaatattatggaaaattcaaaaaatacctattctataacaaaaaaaaagtaccaaaaaagtaaaatttttggtactttttttttaatccgattttacatagttaatttcatgtttctaggttcaatattatagttaattcaaaaagtaccttttaagcAACCAagaagttcccttttatggcttctaacgtAAGCCAGGTTCCATATACTTAATATCATATCTGGGGTCCtatgaaaactgatttcaacatatacACAGACGGACAAAGCTTATTTAAAtacgctacctataaggattgAGTGTATAATATATGGAGTCGGAAAAATAAAACGGAATgacaacccagcagttcgacaaagagtcaatgcatacgaaaaagacagtaatttccactaatagttaaccatctggatgattgtaattcgtatgttttgggtcattcgtcacgaatgttcTCTTTgtaagacagtcgtcactttagtttcCCCtatgtaagcgagagcggaggcaatcttctctttactgtctccaaGTAATTTAGAGATTAGACTCTTTaaagttgttttcgttttattgaacttcggaaagtagttattttacccatcttttggagaaatgattgttaaattctactaatatgccagcatttggttgactcaaatttatatctttcgggtcaattgTCACATTaatgtcccatagtattctagagagagacacttgaaatatttaacatttattccaATTATAATATCTTACGACCTGTTGGCTGCAATTCGCATGTTTTGGGCCATTTatcaagaataaaagtaaacCGTAACTATCATAGCGCCAGTTAAATAGCTAATAGGAGATAACCAtcgtttgactatttttgatcGTCTTtatagggtgtagagtgacgattgacttcctcgtagcacaagcccatgttaaaatagtcggtcacctgggtagtcaggtggctaggggccaccacaagtggtaggttaagtggtcagttcggtaCTAtaccgtcgaactgctgggatctTACCACCTGTTGGCTACAATTCGCATGTTTGGATGAATGGCCTAcatcaagaataaaagtaaatcgtcactatcctagaacacgtccatgtcctagttttatagcaagaaaagtagcgccagttaaatagctagtaatgTGACTGACTTCCAAGAACTCATTTGGAGATAACCATCCTTTGACTATTTTGTCAATTTTTGATCGTCTTTTGACTGTCTCtatagggtgtagagtgacgattgacttactcgtaggacaagcccatgttaaaatggttggtcacctgggtagtcaggtggctaggggccaccaaaAGTGGTAGGTTTAGTGGTCAGTTCGGTACTATCCCGTCGCTGGGAAACGTATACatatatatccttctcacgaaggtagaAAAGGGTATAATAACGGAGAGTCTTTTGCATTTATAGAAACAGGCAGTAAATCCAAATGTAAAACACCCTTGAGCACAATAACCgaagaaaatatgtaaataaatacgaAAATATATTGATAATGGGTGACTTTAACTGCAATTTATTTGATCAAGTTAAAGCATCTAATTTTAGGTCTGCATGTAGGAGGTTAGGATTATCTTATATTCATAATTCTATGCCCACCCACTGGGATATTTGTCATGACACAACTTCTTTAATTGACTTCTTTCTTGTTGGAGGTCAAAATAATATTTCCGTATCTGGTCAGGCTTCACTACCTTTTCTACAATCTTATCAtgctttaatttatatttcattgcCATTCACCACATCTAAGAAGGATAGTTATATAGAATACAGAAAATTTGACGATGTAGATATCAACATCATTAGATCTCATGTAGatcaattcaatttttattaattttacaatatgCTTCTGACCGAATTGTATCAGTTGGTACCTATTATTAGATTCCGAGTTAGGAGAAATAAAGATTCTTGGATGAGGATAAGGGAGGTAATTGTGGCAAGGTCTCTTAGAAATCGAGCTTATAGGGTTTTTAGGGATAGTGGTATGGAGGATAATCGCATAATTTACTGTCGTTTACGTAATAAGCTGAAGTCGTTAATACGAAAATATAGAAGACttcattatattaaaatctttgaTGGCGCTGACAGTAAGAAAgtgtggaaaattttaaataatgctgGGTATGGCAATAGAAATCTATCAATCAATTCAGAAATTGACGTTAATGCTTTAAATCGGtcttttgttgtaaataataacaataatacaaatGCATTTGATTTTGAATCTCTAAGTGGACTTACTGAcggattttcatttaaacatatatatagTGATGAACTATTGTATGCTTTGTCTAAAGTTAAATCTAACTCCATTGGAACTGATGGGTTCCCAATAAGATTTATAAAATTGGTTTTTCCGTGTATTATACAGCctgttttacatttatttaatatggtAATTAACACGTCCACTTACCCCAACCAATGGAAACTTTCACGTGTGGTCCCTGTTCCTAAAAGTAATTCTAATAGTGATTTTCGTCCAATAAGCTTTTTACCAGCTCTTTCAAAGGTCATGGAACATGTTTTAAAAGCACAACTTCTTAATTACATTTATCAAAACAATCTAATTAGTGATGTTCAGTATGCATATAAAACAGGGCATAACACTACAGGTATGCTTCTAGGAATAACGGAAACTATTAGAGATTATTTAAACAGAGACATGAATTGTGTTATGGTTTCCTTAGACCTTTCTAAAGCTTTTGACCGTCTAGATCATTCTGTTCTTATTTGCAAGTTAAGAGAAAAGTTTAAGTTATCTGTAATGGCATGTAAGCTGTTAAATTCTTATTTGCAAGGAAGATCAAAATATGTTGGTGTACAAGATATTTATTCGGACATTGTTGATATTACATGTGGTGTCCCACAAGGATCCATTATTGGTccaattatgtttcttttatatatgaATGATTGCATTGACTGTTTTGATCTAGATTTAGTAAGGCCATTCATTTTCGCTGATGATATACAGCTGTTGTTCGGCTGCCCTAGGGAGTTTCCGGATGTTTTGGAGGCCGTTATAAAATGTACGCTTGATAAACTGCTTGTTTGGATGGGGCAAAACTTTTTTGTGATTAATGCTGACAAGACCAAAGCTATTATGTTTCGCACTGCTCGTAGGGATTATACGTACCCAAAGATTGAACTATGTAACAAACAAATTGATTATGTAGATTCTATTAAGTGTCTTGGTGTGGTTATGGATCAATTTCTGAAATTTGATGAACAGGTTGATATTGTTTCATCCAGGTTAACCTTAGGACTCAGAAAACTTTACCACTCTGGTTTATACTTGCCGATGAAAGTGAAGTTTACTCTTGCCCACGCTTTGCTTATGTCTCATGTTAATTATTGTATTGAGGTTTACACTGGTGCCAATGCACAAATCCTAAACAGAATATTCCGTGTAGTTAAGAAAATTGTACGGTTTGTCTATAGTATTAGATATTATGAACACATATCTAATGCTATTAGCAACTTTCTATCATGTTCATTTAAACAATACCTACAGCTACGtaatttaatatacttttataaaatcattaaatatggCATACCCACTTATCTTCACAgtagatttattttttcaagATCTACGAGAAATCCACAAGTTATTATACCACATATAACATGTTCGATCTTTGAACGATCTTTTATTGTAAGATCTGCAAGGTACTGGAATATCTTACCAAAAGAactaaaagtattttctttttcatgcaAGTTGTTCAAAAAGCAtcttctatataatttttgtaatcagTAATGGACAATTTCTATGTCAATACTTATAATTATGCAAAAGTTGCGTCGTCACTGATAGGGAGTCTCTGATAAATATAATATCAAGGATTTAAGggtgtacattttaattttaattttaagtttcaaactatgtgaaataaaataagatACCATGTAATGCACTTTGGCCTTGTAGGCTTTTAGCAttactaacaaataaataaaaataaataaatagtttttagtttttgaaaatatacgatatttcttttatttcaaaaataataaagcaatataggatttattttgttttacaaaaatgtaaggCCGCACTTAAAAAACTAACGTCTTACTTTTGCTGTTGTCTAAATTAAAGTAAGTACAGATACAATTCTATTCTGGGaaactaaagtaaaaaaaaatcaacatgataaatgaaaatgaaaattgcaTATAATAATGGATACGGATATGagtattaaactaaaaaaaaaaaagaagaaaaaaacaacggtggttaaaataaaacttaaaagtaaaaatacataaaaaatcacATTAAAAATGGGTGTTAAGAAAAGGTATAAAGGTGAGATTTTTTTGCATGATTATATTCAATCTTAGAACTAGacttaacaattaaaaattttgatctcAAAACGAGTAATAATAGAGAActtatattaaaatacttttcctttttatatttataaatatgttttgtggtttgttaaaaaatatataaatctttaACAGTATTCACGGAGGAATTTTTACATAATGGACGTATTgaacgagttttttttttaaatattttcttatgtgTGGATAGGGAAGCCAGCTCTCACATCATTTGCCATTTATCTGTAGTTTAAGTATTAATGTTACTCTGTTGTtcttataaacttaattttaataaataatacaacatataaaaaaaaagtaaattcagTTCTTAGCTCAAATTAATGATTATGCTGATGTTGAGCAAATATGTTTAAATCTTGTTGAGTAACATAGCCGGATATAACGTTGGTTTTCGCAACATCATCAGCGCCTTCAACATCATTATGAGTGTCAATTGCTGGGGCATTTGTATTTGAAACATCTGCTAGTTGTTGAGTATGATTTTCATTTTGTGCTGCTAAGGTTGTGggcaaatttaatttagttagaCTCTCTAGGGTAGTATAGCCACTGCTATTGAatggtaaaatattttcagcaGTTGTAGGCAAGGGATTAGTGTTAgatgatttattattaaataaattttgcaaatcttGTTGCATTACATAGCCGCCCGTATTAGATGGCACAATAGCTTGTTGGTTATTGTTGGGTTTTGCAAGGACGTTGCTTAAATTTTGAACTGTTATATAACCACTTGTAGCTGCCGGTATGGTTGGTAATTGTGCACTATTTCTAACCTCCTCCTCCTCCTCGTGAGTATTAAACGTTTGCCAGGGCTGTAACATTGATTGTTTAATATAGCCATTGTTATTGGGAAATATTGCTAGAGGTGAACGCTCAAAATCTCCGTTATTACATTCAGATCCTTCAGTGCTTTCAACTAAAGAATCGGCTGATGTAGAAGACGAATTTAGACTTTCTTTTAAATGCTCTTTTTCAAATTCCTCAGGATCTACATCAGCCGGAATATTAACTTCGGAAATATTTGCAGTTTCGAGACTACAACCCAATATATGATCATTTAGAGCATCCCCACTGTTGTGCACccctccaccaccaccaccacctaaATAACCTGAATCATTGCCCAAAGAGGCTAACAAATGATGATGTTCATTGCGAAAATTAAAATCATGCATACGGGCTGCAGTTATCCATTGATCTTCAGCTGCTCTTGTATCCTTGATCGTATGACTACTACTGCCAAAATCACCGGGAAAGCCAGAAGCTGCATCTTTAGTAAAGTACGTTTCCAGACCAGCTGGAAGGGTACAATTAATATTTgccattttattatatttcttacgAGCCATATACAGCGCAGCCATGACACCCAACGACATGGCAACTACAATTAAAGCAACTGTGGTTATTTTACTCATAGGACTTGATGAACATGAATGTATAACGGTAGTTTGCCATTGTGATCTGTACAGTTCATACAGCgtattattcatatatttttgtatgttttctaAATACTCCGCAGACTTTGAATGTTCACCCATACAATCCAAATCGTCATTGTTCTTATAAATATCATCATCGGCGTGCGTTTGATAACTGTCGGTAACTATCGATACGTTTTTCTCTGCAAGAGGAGCTGCATTAACTGCACGCACATCGACTGTGGTTTTATATTCGGCTCCTATACAATTTGGAAATTTACTAAATGAACATGTAGATGCTCCCATAATAATACTAATTCGTCGTCTTATTACTTTATCATTATACATTTCCGTTACACGAACTTCGTAAAAGTCAATAGAACCACTTGGTTTTACTGGTTTATTCCATAACATGATGTTTTTCTTATTGTCATTCGGTCCAATAACGGGCGGTGAGGGAGctaaaagtaaattaatgtaaattttagaGATGCTATTGGAATTTACAGTACAATTACTTTATATAACACTAGCAGTGGTacataaattatgtaaatactTTCTATTATACTTACTGCCAATTGCCGTAACAAAATGAACATCATTGCTCGTTTCAGATCTTTCAACAGTTTCCGCCAACACATACACTTTGTATGCCGTAAAACTCTCTAGATTCTTAAGATGATACGTTCGTGTCGAGGCATTCACTTCAATTTGATCATTATTTagcattataatatatttacgtATTTTACCATTTGGATAAGTTGGTTCAAACCATCGTATTGTTGCACTTGTATTGGTAATACTTTCAACGCGCAATTGTCTAGGCGGAGAGGGTGCTCCTTCTAAGGTACGAACAATTTGTGGATCACTTGGTTTGCCTCTTTTAGTACGCCAAAACATTAACATGGTTACTTTATATGTTGTGAATGGTTttaaatttcgtataaaatatttcttatcatATTTTCTGGCCAATTTTGAGATGACATTATTGTTTAGACAAGTGGCATTTTCGGCCGTTACATCGTTAGCCACTTCACAGTAGGTTATATTGAAACCATCTAAGATAGAGGGACACACACGTTCAACACTCCACTGAACtttaatagaattttctaaTGCCACTAATTCTGGTTCCATTTTAACTAAATCAATATTGACTATATCCATAGAGCAATCTGTCCAATGGAGACCGGTATTAAACTTGTCATAGTTAGCGGAGACTGCCAAATTAAGTACACGTTCTTCTGAAGCATTTTGTGGTTGAGTAGTAAAATTCAGCTGGGTAGCAGGTAGATTTTGAAAATGCATCGATTCCTAtaacataataatttaaattatatgtagtttttttacgaatataatataaaacttactttGCATTCGTTCGGCAATGCACGTTTCGTATAACACCAATACACCGTAAAGCTTAAAAGtcctgttaattttttagggtTTCGCCATGTTAAGGTATAGGTGCGATTATTACCATGATATACATTGTGTATATCGAGAGGAGTGTACTCCTTTTGATTCCTTTGATTTGTAGGATAAATAATTAAACGACTGGCCTCCACAGATTCTCCAACATGATTTTTACTACGTATTTCAAATTCGTAATACAAATCTTTTTGCCAAAAGAACTTGGCAAGGTTTTTCTCTTGATGCCATGGCTTTAAatctctacaaaaaaaaaagattgtataaaagttgaatttatttaaaaaagtaaaaagtttattaatctATGTGGGAGTTTACAAATAAattggtttttaattaattttcttttcgttgtaaattataaaataataaagaaatagcattatctaacaaattttatatatctatatttttagtgaaaatttgttcacaagaatttgaaattcttaagaaatgtttttatgtGTATTGTAAGTACGAGAAGTACACGTTTGTATTGTGTTCTTTCTACACAGTATGTTTTTGGGTATTTGAATTCTTGGAATctgtattaaatacatatatacatacatatctgtATAACAAAGAAtcacgaaaaaattaaaatatttccaatttttgaaaatatgttaaacaaatttatgtttttctattatacctaattttaaatataaaacatattcaaatcGCTTGTATAAAATGATTACA is part of the Lucilia cuprina isolate Lc7/37 chromosome 3, ASM2204524v1, whole genome shotgun sequence genome and harbors:
- the LOC111674990 gene encoding cytokine receptor — its product is MTNNINEYMFIFIFLLTTGLLSCNRSMSVDANRMYNHPGETIPITVEEAIGKNFNITCYMNPKTFLGINSTCLHFVNGRTNKELPRENIVTVNSTTIIYMVHNASEQQTEYRCKCGPDAIMETKVFVGSKPRPVKDFSCRSYDFDHMICNFTKPANPILTTYNVSYYNEYASYIYQPRCNYDDRNLVVCNTSLSERYQEMYHFIIESRNALVKPNEQPLIQRFDINNFEIMIPDKPGEKMRVESINVDSIKLSWQMATWEKYRIKGLEWEVLLQPENSTILTREAPVREHNELRLRLNNLPYAYWHYKLMIRARVRHPNAIWSEQFVYKFRTAARRPQRPPRVQPGSFYIDSTETRITVYWEELLPQDYNGSNFTYVITAIQPDGKLSDLKPWHQEKNLAKFFWQKDLYYEFEIRSKNHVGESVEASRLIIYPTNQRNQKEYTPLDIHNVYHGNNRTYTLTWRNPKKLTGLLSFTVYWCYTKRALPNECKESMHFQNLPATQLNFTTQPQNASEERVLNLAVSANYDKFNTGLHWTDCSMDIVNIDLVKMEPELVALENSIKVQWSVERVCPSILDGFNITYCEVANDVTAENATCLNNNVISKLARKYDKKYFIRNLKPFTTYKVTMLMFWRTKRGKPSDPQIVRTLEGAPSPPRQLRVESITNTSATIRWFEPTYPNGKIRKYIIMLNNDQIEVNASTRTYHLKNLESFTAYKVYVLAETVERSETSNDVHFVTAIGTPSPPVIGPNDNKKNIMLWNKPVKPSGSIDFYEVRVTEMYNDKVIRRRISIIMGASTCSFSKFPNCIGAEYKTTVDVRAVNAAPLAEKNVSIVTDSYQTHADDDIYKNNDDLDCMGEHSKSAEYLENIQKYMNNTLYELYRSQWQTTVIHSCSSSPMSKITTVALIVVAMSLGVMAALYMARKKYNKMANINCTLPAGLETYFTKDAASGFPGDFGSSSHTIKDTRAAEDQWITAARMHDFNFRNEHHHLLASLGNDSGYLGGGGGGGVHNSGDALNDHILGCSLETANISEVNIPADVDPEEFEKEHLKESLNSSSTSADSLVESTEGSECNNGDFERSPLAIFPNNNGYIKQSMLQPWQTFNTHEEEEEVRNSAQLPTIPAATSGYITVQNLSNVLAKPNNNQQAIVPSNTGGYVMQQDLQNLFNNKSSNTNPLPTTAENILPFNSSGYTTLESLTKLNLPTTLAAQNENHTQQLADVSNTNAPAIDTHNDVEGADDVAKTNVISGYVTQQDLNIFAQHQHNH